The Gadus macrocephalus chromosome 20, ASM3116895v1 genome includes a region encoding these proteins:
- the rab9a gene encoding ras-related protein Rab-9A yields MSAKTSLLKVILLGDGGVGKSSLMNRYVTNKFDTHLFHTIGVEFLNKDLEVDGHMVTLQIWDTAGQERFRSLRTPFYRGSDCCLLTFSVDDSQSFLNMGNWKKEFVYYADVKEPEKFPFVVLGNKVDVAERQVSAEDARQWCLENGNYPYYETSAKDATNVAGAFEEAVRRVLSMEERTDHLIPTDTVSLHRKPRSASCCS; encoded by the coding sequence ATGTCCGCCAAGACATCCCTCCTCAAAGTGATCCTTCTGGGCGACGGCGGCGTGGGGAAGAGCTCCCTCATGAACCGCTACGTCACCAACAAGTTCGACACGCACCTCTTCCACACCATCGGCGTGGAGTTCCTCAACAAGGACCTGGAGGTGGACGGCCACATGGTGACGCTGCAGATCTGGGACACGGCTGGCCAGGAGCGCTTCCGCAGCCTGCGCACGCCGTTCTACCGCGGCTCGGACTGCTGCCTGCTGACGTTCAGCGTGGACGACAGCCAGAGCTTCCTGAACATGGGCAACTGGAAGAAGGAGTTTGTCTACTACGCCGACGTCAAGGAGCCCGAGAAGTTCCCCTTCGTGGTTCTGGGGAACAAGGTGGACGTGGCGGAGAGGCAGGTGTCGGCCGAAGACGCGCGTCAGTGGTGCCTGGAGAACGGGAACTACCCGTACTACGAGACCAGCGCCAAGGACGCCACCAACGTGGCGGGGGCCTTCGAGGAGGCCGTGCGCCGCGTGTTGTCCATGGAGGAGAGGACTGATCATCTCATACCGACAGACACTGTGAGCCTGCACAGGAAGCCGCGTTCAGCCAGCTGCTGCTCATAA